From Pseudomonas poae, the proteins below share one genomic window:
- a CDS encoding GntR family transcriptional regulator, with the protein MSKPGQLVLVALRKMIASGELVAGERLMEIPTAQRFGVSRMPVRMAFRTLEQEGLLVPFGGRGYQVRSVSASDIAGAVEVRGVLEGLAARQTAEQGLSAEARATLERCLVEGDQLFEKGYVTEDDLEVYHDLNMRFHQVIVEGSHNPAIADALARNDHLPFASVTALAVDREDMAREYRRFNYAHMQHHSVFDALVNRQGARAEAIMREHANATLRYAEIFSSATADARMKVILPAS; encoded by the coding sequence ATGAGTAAACCCGGTCAATTGGTGCTGGTCGCACTGCGCAAGATGATCGCCAGCGGGGAGCTGGTGGCGGGGGAGCGCCTGATGGAGATTCCCACGGCGCAGCGGTTTGGTGTGTCGCGCATGCCCGTGCGCATGGCCTTCCGTACCCTGGAGCAGGAAGGGCTGCTGGTGCCGTTTGGCGGGCGTGGGTACCAGGTGCGTTCCGTCAGCGCCAGTGATATCGCCGGGGCTGTCGAGGTGCGTGGCGTGCTTGAGGGCCTGGCGGCGCGTCAGACTGCCGAACAGGGTTTATCCGCCGAGGCGCGTGCCACGCTGGAGCGTTGCCTGGTCGAGGGCGATCAACTGTTCGAAAAAGGCTATGTGACCGAGGACGACCTCGAGGTTTATCACGACCTGAACATGCGCTTTCACCAGGTCATCGTCGAAGGCAGCCACAACCCGGCGATTGCCGACGCCCTGGCGCGCAATGATCACCTGCCATTTGCGTCGGTGACGGCGCTGGCGGTGGACCGCGAGGACATGGCCCGCGAGTACCGGCGCTTCAACTATGCCCATATGCAGCACCACTCGGTCTTCGATGCTCTGGTCAACCGCCAGGGCGCACGGGCCGAGGCGATTATGCGCGAACATGCCAACGCGACCCTGCGCTACGCCGAGATCTTCAGCTCTGCCACCGCCGATGCGCGCATGAAGGTGATCTTGCCCGCATCGTGA
- a CDS encoding acyl-CoA dehydrogenase translates to MWSYQAPLRDMQFVLEHWLQAPEAWRRNPAFEAFDLPLALQVLEEAARFSEGVLAPLNGSGDRQGCRWQAGQVSTPDGFAEAYHTYAEGGWPGLACAEALGGQGLPQLLDAALQEMLYASNHAWAMYTGIAHGAYLCLKTHGAPWLQARYLPAIVSGQALPTMCLTEPQAGSDIGLLRCRAVPQADGSYRLSGSKLFISGGEHDLTANILHLVLARLPDAPPGSRGISLFLMPKLLDDGQVNGVRCDGIEHKMGIKGSATCSLVFDAAHGWLVGEANRGLAAMFVMMNSARLHVGLQGLGHAEAACQNARHYASERVQMRAPSRPEEVAAQAADPIRYHPAMRRVLLELRTTSEGMRAIGYWAAHLLDQAEHRQDPDAAQLAQLLTPIIKAFFTEQGFRQASNALQVFGGYGYVTEFAIEQTLRDSRIAMIYEGSNEIQANDLLLRKVLGDEGRAFGLLLDELRAEAGQGAQYVECAGFSQALGSVCDSLANVVSALREHAQEDSEYPYRAAPDFLQLCGVALLAFAWARAARVSRTLPEEHPLRAAKLQSAGFFFDYLPSRLAQHLGAIDGARAALAFV, encoded by the coding sequence ATGTGGAGCTATCAGGCGCCCCTGCGCGATATGCAATTTGTCCTTGAACATTGGCTGCAGGCGCCTGAGGCGTGGCGCCGCAACCCGGCGTTCGAGGCGTTTGACCTGCCGCTGGCGCTGCAAGTGCTGGAGGAAGCGGCCCGCTTCAGCGAAGGGGTGCTGGCACCGTTGAACGGCAGTGGGGACCGCCAGGGCTGCCGTTGGCAGGCAGGCCAGGTCAGCACCCCGGACGGTTTTGCCGAGGCGTATCACACGTATGCCGAGGGCGGTTGGCCAGGGCTGGCGTGCGCCGAGGCGCTGGGCGGGCAAGGCTTGCCGCAACTGCTCGACGCCGCCTTGCAGGAAATGCTCTACGCCAGCAACCACGCCTGGGCCATGTACACCGGCATCGCCCACGGTGCCTACCTGTGCCTCAAGACTCACGGCGCACCCTGGTTGCAGGCCCGCTACCTGCCGGCGATCGTCAGCGGCCAGGCGTTGCCCACCATGTGCCTGACCGAGCCCCAGGCCGGCAGCGATATCGGTTTGTTGCGTTGTAGGGCCGTCCCCCAGGCAGATGGCAGTTATCGCCTGAGCGGCAGCAAGCTGTTTATCTCCGGTGGCGAACATGACCTCACGGCCAATATCCTGCACCTGGTGCTGGCGCGTCTGCCCGATGCGCCGCCGGGCAGTCGCGGTATTTCACTGTTCCTGATGCCCAAGCTGCTGGACGATGGCCAGGTCAACGGTGTGCGCTGTGACGGCATTGAACACAAGATGGGCATCAAGGGCAGCGCCACGTGTTCCCTGGTGTTCGACGCGGCCCATGGCTGGTTGGTGGGCGAGGCCAACCGGGGCCTGGCGGCGATGTTTGTGATGATGAATTCGGCGCGCCTGCATGTGGGCCTGCAAGGTTTGGGGCATGCCGAGGCCGCGTGCCAGAACGCCCGACACTACGCCAGTGAGCGCGTGCAAATGCGCGCACCGTCAAGGCCCGAAGAAGTCGCCGCCCAGGCGGCTGACCCGATCCGTTACCACCCGGCCATGCGCCGCGTATTGCTGGAGCTGCGTACCACCAGCGAAGGGATGCGCGCCATCGGTTATTGGGCGGCGCACCTGCTGGATCAGGCCGAACATCGCCAAGACCCGGACGCCGCCCAGCTCGCCCAGCTGCTGACGCCCATCATCAAGGCGTTTTTCACTGAGCAGGGTTTTCGTCAGGCGAGCAATGCACTGCAGGTCTTCGGCGGTTACGGCTACGTAACCGAGTTCGCCATCGAGCAAACCCTGCGCGACAGCCGCATTGCGATGATCTACGAGGGCAGTAACGAGATCCAGGCCAATGACCTGCTGCTGCGCAAGGTGCTGGGGGATGAGGGTCGGGCGTTCGGCTTGCTGCTCGACGAGTTGCGTGCGGAGGCCGGGCAGGGCGCGCAGTACGTCGAGTGCGCAGGGTTTTCCCAGGCGTTGGGCAGCGTGTGCGACTCCCTGGCCAATGTAGTGAGCGCCCTGCGTGAACACGCACAGGAAGACAGCGAATACCCCTACCGGGCAGCGCCCGACTTCCTTCAGCTATGTGGCGTGGCGCTGCTGGCCTTTGCCTGGGCGCGGGCGGCAAGGGTGTCTCGGACGTTGCCCGAAGAGCACCCGCTGCGTGCCGCCAAGCTGCAAAGTGCCGGGTTCTTTTTTGATTACCTGCCGTCCCGGTTGGCCCAGCACCTGGGCGCGATAGACGGCGCGCGTGCAGCACTGGCGTTCGTCTGA
- a CDS encoding ABC transporter ATP-binding protein: protein MVKIQLQDLGARYGQRTIIRGVTTAAFTGGQVVAVVGPNAAGKSTLFKRMAGLIDGPGQVLLQDSKKGQQGICYMPQGLNASARLTVYESVLLARKQLSPQWTVHDDELNLVDEMLAALGISDLSFRNLGELSGGQQQLVSIAQTLVREPEILLMDEPTSALDMHRQVQVLNFMGALARERQVIVFIALHDLNQALRFADQVLVIAEGTAQGSGASHEVITERMLREVYQVEARIEQCSLGQRHILIDGIT, encoded by the coding sequence ATGGTGAAGATTCAGCTGCAAGACCTGGGTGCCCGCTACGGCCAACGCACGATCATCCGTGGCGTGACCACCGCCGCGTTCACCGGCGGCCAGGTGGTCGCAGTGGTGGGGCCCAATGCGGCGGGCAAGTCCACCCTGTTCAAGCGCATGGCCGGGCTGATCGACGGGCCGGGGCAGGTGCTGCTGCAAGACTCGAAAAAGGGCCAACAGGGCATCTGCTACATGCCCCAGGGCTTGAATGCGAGTGCGCGGTTAACGGTCTACGAATCGGTGCTGCTGGCCCGCAAGCAACTGTCGCCGCAATGGACCGTGCACGATGACGAGCTGAACCTGGTGGACGAAATGCTCGCGGCCCTTGGCATCAGCGACCTGTCCTTTCGCAACCTCGGCGAACTCAGCGGGGGCCAGCAGCAGCTGGTGTCCATCGCCCAGACCTTGGTGCGCGAACCGGAGATCCTGCTGATGGACGAACCCACCAGCGCCCTCGATATGCATCGCCAGGTGCAGGTGTTGAACTTCATGGGTGCACTGGCCCGTGAACGGCAGGTCATCGTGTTCATAGCGCTGCATGACCTGAACCAGGCGTTGCGCTTTGCCGACCAGGTGTTGGTGATCGCCGAGGGCACCGCACAGGGCAGCGGCGCGAGTCATGAGGTGATCACCGAACGCATGCTGCGCGAGGTGTACCAGGTCGAGGCGCGGATTGAGCAGTGCAGCCTGGGGCAGCGCCATATCCTTATTGACGGTATTACCTGA
- a CDS encoding aromatic ring-hydroxylating dioxygenase subunit alpha yields MYPKNTWYVACTPDEIAQKPLGRQICGEKMVFYRGPENAVVAVEDFCPHRGAPLSLGYVENGNLVCGYHGLVMSGDGKTVEMPGQRVRGFPCNKTFAVVERYGFIWVWPGDQALADPALIHHLEWAVSDQWAYGGGLFDIQCDYRLMIDNLMDLTHETYVHASSIGQKEIDEAPPVTTVDGDEVVTARHMENIMAPPFWRMALRGNNLADDVPVDRWQICRFTPPSHVLIEVGVAHAGKGGYNAAPEHKASSIVVDFITPQTDTSIWYFWGMARNFNPQDEALTASIREGQGKIFSEDLEMLERQQQNLLAHPTRNLLKLNIDAGGVQSRKILERLIARERAGEPT; encoded by the coding sequence ATGTACCCCAAGAACACGTGGTATGTCGCCTGCACCCCCGATGAAATCGCGCAAAAGCCCCTGGGCCGGCAGATATGCGGTGAAAAAATGGTGTTTTATCGCGGGCCGGAAAACGCCGTGGTGGCGGTCGAAGACTTCTGCCCGCACCGTGGCGCGCCGCTTTCGCTGGGGTATGTGGAAAACGGCAACCTGGTCTGCGGCTACCACGGTCTGGTCATGAGTGGCGACGGCAAGACCGTCGAGATGCCTGGGCAACGGGTGCGTGGTTTTCCGTGCAACAAGACCTTTGCCGTGGTGGAGCGTTATGGCTTCATCTGGGTCTGGCCCGGCGATCAGGCGCTGGCCGACCCGGCGCTGATTCATCACCTGGAGTGGGCGGTGAGTGATCAGTGGGCCTATGGCGGCGGGCTGTTTGATATCCAGTGCGACTACCGCCTGATGATCGACAACCTGATGGACCTGACCCACGAAACTTACGTCCACGCTTCCAGTATCGGCCAGAAGGAAATCGACGAAGCACCGCCCGTGACCACGGTCGACGGTGACGAAGTGGTCACCGCCCGGCATATGGAAAACATCATGGCCCCGCCGTTCTGGCGCATGGCCCTGCGCGGTAACAACCTGGCCGACGATGTGCCGGTGGACCGCTGGCAGATCTGCCGTTTCACCCCGCCCAGCCACGTGTTGATCGAAGTTGGCGTGGCCCATGCCGGCAAAGGTGGCTACAACGCTGCGCCCGAGCACAAGGCCTCGAGCATCGTGGTGGATTTCATTACGCCGCAAACCGACACCTCGATCTGGTACTTCTGGGGCATGGCGCGCAACTTCAACCCGCAGGATGAGGCGCTGACCGCGAGCATTCGCGAAGGCCAGGGCAAGATTTTCAGCGAAGACCTGGAAATGCTCGAACGCCAGCAACAGAACCTGCTGGCCCACCCGACGCGTAACCTGCTCAAGCTGAACATAGATGCCGGCGGCGTGCAGTCGCGCAAGATTCTGGAACGCCTGATCGCCCGGGAACGCGCCGGAGAACCCACATGA